In a single window of the Procambarus clarkii isolate CNS0578487 chromosome 51, FALCON_Pclarkii_2.0, whole genome shotgun sequence genome:
- the LOC123774559 gene encoding uncharacterized protein produces the protein MYEMKRCCCLSLRTGALIVGVTDMLFDSIHLVLGVFAIVSFSGTYIVDGLNDDPLSVAHMVVEAIVAFIDFIFAGLLLRGVHKECLRKVTMWLWWTALQLLVQITASVIFLFYEERVQGWHIVLAVLVFSFLVFCLHVVHSYARSLKRKKRLASEIFMHENQLMDI, from the exons ATGTATGAAATGAAGAGATGCTGCTGCCTATCTCTGAGGACTGGAGCACTCATAGTGGGAGTGACTGACATG CTGTTTGACTCGATACATCTTGTACTGGGAGTTTTCGCCATCGTGAGTTTTTCAG GGACATATATTGTCGATGGGCTTAACGACGACCCACTGTCAGTGGCGCACATGGTGGTGGAGGCGATAGTGGCATTTATTGACTTCATATTCGCTGGCCTGCTCTTGCGTGGCGTTCACAAG GAATGCCTGAGGAAGGTGACGATGTGGTTGTGGTGGACGGCGCTACAGCTGCTGGTGCAGATCACCGCCTCCGTCATCTTCCTGTTCTACGAGGAGCGCGTCCAAGGCTGGCACATTGTGCTGGCTGTGCTGGTCTTCAGTTTCCTGGTCTTCTGCCTTCACGTCGTCCACTCCTACGCTCGTTCT TTGAAGAGGAAGAAGAGACTGGCAAGCGAAATCTTTATGCATGAGAACCAGTTAATGGACATATAG